DNA from Stenotrophomonas acidaminiphila:
GCGAACTGGTCCTTGTAGGCCAGGTAGGCGATCAACATGCCCACCGAGAACACATTGCCCAGCGCCAGCACCGCGCCGATCCAGATCACCGCAATGCGCTCGATGCCGAACACCAGCTGGCTGGCGCCGTTGAAGCCCAGCCCGAGGTGGGCCAGTCGCACTTCCTTGTTGACGGTCTCCACCATCAGGTTGTCGTAGGTGCTGCGCCGCCGCGATTCCTCGCCGGCGACCTTCACGCTCTGCATGCCACGCAGCGATTCCAGCAGGTGGGTCTGCTGCTTCGCTGCAGCCACAAGCTGCTGCTCGGTTCCTTCGCGCAGCGGACGGTAGGCCAGCGCACGAATGCCGGCATACAAGGCCACCGCCAGCAGCGTCACCAACGCCAGCTTCCAGCTGTAGACCAGCATCAGCCCCAAAGTGACCACGGCCATCAGACCGTCAATCAGGGCTTCTACGAAGCTGGTGGTCAGCGTGCGCTGGATGGCCTGCACCGACGACAGGCGCGACGTCACGTCGCCCAAGTGGCGCTTCTCGAAGAAGTCCAGCGGCAGCTTGAGCAGATGCGCGAACACATTGCCCATCCACTGCAGCCCCAGGCGCGACGACAGATGCACCACCGCCACGCCGCGCAGCAGGCCGATGCCAATCTGCAGCAGCAACGCCAGGCCGAAGCCCAACCCCAGTACGGTAAGCAGGTCGCGGTCGGCCGACACCAGCACCTGGTCCACCACCCACTGCATGAAGAACGGTGCCAAGACCACGAACACCTGCAAGGCCACCGACAGCAGCAGGATCTGCCCCAGCGCGCCCCACAGACCCCGCATCGGGCCGGTCAACTGTCGCGCGGTGATCGCTGGCACCGCCTTCTGCGGCTTGAACCCCGTGCTCGGCGACAGTTCCAGCGCCACGCCGGTGAAATGTTCGGAAACCTCGGCCAGCGACAACACCCGCTCGCCGATGGCCGGGTCGAGAATCGTGACCTTGCTGCGGCCGACTTTGGCCAGCACCACGAAGTGGTTCAGATCCCAATGCAGGATGCAGGGCAGTTTCAGCTTGCCCAGATCCTCCATATCCAGTCGCAGCGGACGGGTGGAGAAGCCCAGTTGCTGGGCGATCTGGATCAGATGCGAAAGCTTGGCGCCCTTGAGCGATAGCGGGAAGCGGCGGCGCAGCTGCGGCAAACCGATATGGAGGCCGTGGGCGGAAGCAGCCATTGCCAGAGAGGCCAAGCCGCATTCGGCGGACTCGGATTGGAGGATTTGTTTCAACCTTCATGCCCTATCAATGCGTAATAGCAAGCCTTGATCCGTCCTGCCGCAGATCCGGCAATTTCAAGCCCACCGCCTGCTTGCACAAAATCCAGGGCATGCCCAGGAAATCACCTTCCCTTGCGCCTCCTTAAATCCATAAAACTGAACAACATCAAACAAAGAAAAATTCCAGCCCCCATAGAAATAAATGCCTCTGCATTAACCCGCCCACCAATCCTGAAAAATGCAACAACAAAAACAAAGAAAGAAAATATCATCAATACGAGCCTTCCCATATTTATTCTCCAAATCAACCATCAGGACCAACAAAGGGCGCCAAATAGACTTTGGCGCCCGTCAGACCTATTTTAGATTAGCTTCGCATGCGGCCTGCTTATCCATCAAAGACTTCTGGAAAGCCAACATACCCATCAATCCCGCAAACCCCGCAACGCCACCAGCGGCAAACCCCAAGCCCGTTGCAATTGACAGCCCGCCAATATCAAAACATCACCACCATCCGCATCGCATTGCGAAGCAGCGCCATCAACAAACGAAACCTCCTCAGACATCAAATCGCGCATATCCTCAATCTCCAACGTATGCGACACAGACCCCCTGCGCCACGGGGCCGGGATACACCGGCAATCCATTACCTGCGAAGAAGATCAGCCATTGCCGACTTTCCCTTTCAGCGAATACAACGGCTCAAAAATCCATTCGATCAGCCGACGCCGCTCCCCCATCACATCGGCGTCCAGCAGCATGCCGGGCTTGAGCGGCTCGGGCTTGCCATAGGCAGTGATGGCCTGCTGCGCCAGCGCCACGGTAATGCGGTAATACGGTTCGCCCTGCTGGGCATTGCCGATCAATGCCCCCAACTCGCCACTGCTCAATGCGCTGCGGCTGATGCGCGCCACCCGCCCCTCCTGGTGGCCGAATTTCTGGTACGGAAACGCCTGGTAGCGCAGCAGCACGGTGTCGCCGGGGGCGATGAAGCCGATGGCACGGCTGGGCACCAGCAGTTCGGCTTCCAGCTTTCCGTCACCGGGCAGCAGGCTCAGCAACGGTTGTCCGGCCTGTACCGCCTGCCCCGGCTTGACGATCTGCGTGGCGACCACACCAGTTACCGGCGCCTTCACCAGCAGCGCACCACTGGCTTGCGTCTGCACCCGTTCCTGTTCCAGCTGGGCCAGATCGCGCTGGTAGCCGGCGTCGCTGGCCTGATGCTGGCCGGGCAGTTCGCGCTGTGCCTGCTGCAGTTGCGCCATCAGCCGGCGGGTGCCGATCGCTTGCCGCTGCAGAGTCTGCATCTGGCCGGTGTAGTCCAGCACCAGCGCTTCCTGCTGTTTGATCTGCAGCACGCTGACGTACTGCCCGCCCTCGAGCCGGCGCAGGCGATCGAGGGTTTCGCTGGCGATACGGATCTGCTGCTGGCGGGTGACTACTTCTGCCTCCACCTGCGCCAGTTCGCGCTGCGCATTCGCCAGTTGACTGGCGATGCCCTGCGCCTGCGCCTGCAACTGTGCGTGCTGGGCCTGTTGCGTAGCGAGCAGACCGTCCTGACGTTGCTGCAGGCGTTGTTCCAGGGCCGCCAGGGTGTCGCCGCTGCCTTGGGTGGCGCGCGGTACGGTGACCAAGGCCAGTGTCCCGCCGGCGGCGACCTGCCCCCCTCCGGAACCTCCATACGCGTCACGACGCCACTGGCAGGCGCCACTACGGTCGCCAACCCCTGCGTTGGCACCAATTGACCCGTGACGGTGGAACGGCGGGTGTAAGTCCCCAAGGTGACGAACAGCACGATGGCGGATGCGGCCATTACTGCCAGCCCGGTCAGTACCCAAAGTCGCAGCGGTTGCGCCAGCGAAATGCCACCCAGCCAGCTGGTGCGGCGAGCCTTGAGCACTTCATCGCGGAACAACGGTTGCGACATTGCATCCCCATGCGTCGTCATCGGACGAGAATGACTCTTTCCCATCCACGGAGATGCGGCAAGCCCCGATACATGCCACATCTGATGACACAACCGCTTCATGAACCAGACACGACAGCACATATGAGACAGCTGTCAGCCTTAATGACCAGATGCGACAGTATCAATGGCATGCCTATTTGACGTGGCGACATGCCATCGCGGAATCAGGCGTGAGCCTTGATCAGGCGACCCCATCCCGGTCGTGCCTATAATGACCACGTTCCTGTAGGGGGAAGGAGTGAAATGGCGGGAAGCCTGGGAATAAGAATCCGCATGGCGCGACAGCGGAAGAAGATGACGCAGGGCGAACTGGCCGCGGAACTGCGGGTCAGCCGCAGTGCGGTCGGCAACTGGGAAAGCGTTACCGGGATTTCGCCCAGCAGTACGCGCCTGATCGCCATCGCGCTGGCAACGGACGTCTCGTACGAATGGCTGGCAACGGGCCGCGGCGAGCCCTCGCTGCACGAGGACTGGACGCCCGCCGCCGATGCCGAACTGGTCGACGATCCGGTCGAACGGCGCCTGCTGCACGCATTCCGCCACGCCCGCTCGGCCACGCGCAGGATGGTGTTGCAGATGCTTGAGGCAAGCACGACGTCACGCACCTGAGAAGCGCCATCGAGACGGCGCCCTGCGGCATCCTCATCTGGCGGGATATGTGAGGCTCAATGCGCCGACTTGCCGCTCCGCAGGCGTTGCACCCCGGTCACCGCCGCCAGCACCAGCGCGCCAACCAGGATGCCGACCACCACGCTGCCCAGCGCGTTGGCCGCGATCTCCCAGGACGGTGACGGAATCCAGCCCACCACCAAGTGGTGCAGTGCCGGTATCGCGTGCACGAGGATGCCGCCGCCCACCAGGAACATCGCCGCGGTGCCGGCGATCGACAGGCCGCGCATCAGCCACGGCATGGCGCGCAGGATGCCGCGGCCCAGCGCGGCGGCGGCACGGCCGCGACGCAGCAGCCACAGGCCGATGTCGTCGAGCTTGACGATGCCTGCGACCAGTCCGTAGACGAACACCGTCATCGCCAGGGCGATGGCCGCCAGCACCAGCACCCGCTGCAGGAACGGCACGTGCGCCACCACGCCCAGCGACAGCACGATGATCTCGGCCGAGAGGATGAAATCGGTGCGGATCGCGCCGCGCACCTTGTCCTTTTCCCAGGCGACCATGTCCACCTCGGCATCGGCCAGCGCCTGGATGCGCTCGGTGTGGCGTTGCGCGTCTTCCTTGCCGTGCAGGAACTTGTGCGCCAGCTTTTCCACACCCTCGTAACAGAGGAAGGCACCACCGAGCATCATCAGCGGCGTGATCGCCCACGGCAGCCATGCGCTGATCGCCAGCGCCGCCGGCACCAGGATCGCCTTGTTGAGCAGCGAGCCCTTGGCCACCGCCCAGACCACCGGCAGCTCGCGCACGGCGCTGACCCCGGTGACCTGCTGCGCATTGAGCGCCAGGTCGTCGCCAAGCACGCCGGCGGTCTTCTTGGCCGCGACCTTGGTGAGGATGGAAACGTCGTCGAGCAGGGTCGCGATATCGTCGAGCAGGGCGAACAGGCCGGCTCCAGCCATGGGGCACCGTGAGTGTTGGGGATTCCGGGATTGTCCCGCATCGCGGCGCCGCGCGACATGTCCGCCACGTTCACCCGGCGACCACCGGCCGCCGGTGACACTGCCAGGCCATGCCGTACGGGAGAACGCCTTGACCGCTGCGAAACAAGATCCGGCCGCGCCCGCCACCGTCGGCAGCATGAGCCGGCGCCAGCAGATCCTGCGGTTGCTGCTGCGCTATCGCAATTCGGGGGTGTTTTCCGGGCTGCAGCTGGACGGCGAGCCACCGCCCAGCACCCGGCTGCCCGATGATGCCGATCCGGCGCAGTTCGTGGCCGACCTGGAGGCATTGGGGACGACCTTCGTCAAGCTCGGCCAGGTGCTGTCCACGCGCCCGGACATGATCCCGCTGGAGTACGTGGCCGCGCTGGAGCGCATGCAGGAGCAGGTCGCGCCGATCCCGGTGGAACAGGTGCGCGCGGTGATCGAGGAAGAGCTGCAGGCGCCGGTCGGCAAGCTGTTCGCCGTGTTCGACCCGGAGCCGCTGGGCTGCGCCTCCATCGCCCAGGTCCATCGCGCGGTGCTGCACGATGGCCGCGAAGTGGCGATCAAGGTGCAGAAGCCCGATGTCGCCGCGCAGTTGCGCTCGGACATCGCGGTGCTGCGCAGCTTCGCCAGCGCCGCCGACCACCTGACCCGGGTCGGCCGCCGCGTGCGCTTCGCCGACTGGCTGGACGAGTTCGCCACCACCCTGCGCATGGAGCTGGACTACGAAGCGGAGGCGGCGAACCTGGCGCGCTTCGGCCAGCACCTGGCACCGTATCCGGAGCTGTGGGTGCCGCAGCCGCTGTGGGACCTGTGCCGGCGGCGGGTGCTGAGCATGGAACTGGTGCATGGCGTGCGTGTGGACGCGATTCCGCCGGTGCGCCGCACCGAGCAGTCGATGCAGCCACTGGCCGCGGCGCTGGTACGCGGCTACCTGGACCAGATTTTCGTGCACGGCGAGATCCATGCCGACCCGCATCCGGGCAACCTGCGGGTGACCGACGACCAGCGCCTGGCGGTGTTCGACCTGGGCATGGTCGCGCACGTGCCGCCGCGCCTGCGCGAACGGCTGCTCAAGGTGCTGTTCGCGGCGGTGGACGGGCGTGGCGAGGAAGTGGCCGACGAAATCATCGGCATCAGCACGCGCCTGGAGGACTACGACGAGGAGCGCTACCTGCGCCTGACCGGGCAGATGATTGCCCGCTATGCCGCCAACGACACCCTGTCCGAGGGCCGCGTGGTCCTGGAGATCGTGCGCATCGCCACCGCCTGCGACCTGCGCACGCCGCCGGAGCTGAGCCTGCTGGGCAAGGCGCTGCTCAACCTGGAAGGGGCGTGCCGGCTGCTGGCACCGGAGCTGGATACACGCAGCGTGGTCGAGCGCCAGCTGCAGCACGTGATGCGCGCGCGTCTGGTCAAGTCGTTGTCGATGGCCAACGTCGCCAGCGAGGCGATGGAACTGCAGCAGTTGTTGCGCACCGGCCCGCGGCGGGTGTCCGACATCCTCAGCCTGGTGGCCGAGAACCGGCTGCAGATGAAGGTCACCGGGCTGGAGGAATCGCGGCTGATGGAGAACATCCAGAAAGTCGCCAACCGCATCGCCGCCGGCCTGATCACCGCCGCGCTGCTGCTGTCGTCGGTGCTGCTGATGCGCGTGCCCAGCCGCTTCTCGCTGTTCGGCTACCCGGCGTTCGCGATGCTGCTGTTCCTGGTCGGCGTGGTGATCGGCCTGGGCCTGATCGTCAGCGCGCTGCTGTTCGACCGCCGTACCCGTGCGCGGGCGCGCGAGGAACGCGGGCACCGCTGAACGCCTGCGCGGCGACACCGCCGCGCGGATGCCGTGCGTCATTGCGCACCGGTAAACGCACGCGTCCGCGCGGTGTGTGCGTGGTGCGCGCATGCCCCGCACGCGGGAATCCATGCCGCTGAATGGACGCGGTTTCGCGGCATGCGCCATGCCGCTTCGTGCAAACATTCCAGTCAGGTTCGTCTGTGCATGATTTCCGTCATCCACGTTTCATGAGCCTGACATGGGCCTGTGGATCGCGCCTTTGCTCCCCGTGCGAAGGCGCCTTCCGTCTCCACTACCCAAGCGACCGCATGCATTGGACTTTCTGGCTGTACCTGCCCGCCCTGTTCCTGTTGTTGCTGTGTACGCCCGTGCTGGCGCGGCTCAAGGCGGCACTGTTGGCACTGACGCTGCTGGCGTTCAGCGGGTGGTGGCTGATCGACCGGCTGAGCGGTGATGGCATCAACTCGGCCACGCTCTACCACCTGCGCAGCGACATGGAAGGAGCGGGCGTCGGCGACTTCACCGGGTATATCGCCGCGTTCGCGGTACTGGCGGTGCTTTCGCTGGTTCCACTGCTGCTGGTGCGGGTGCGGCGCCTGCACCGGCCACGCCATGGCGGCCTGCTGACGGCGGCATTCGCGGCGCTGCTGGTGGCCGCCGTCGTCGGCAGCCCGCTGTACGGCGACGCGCGGCGCATGTACCAGCAGATGAAGCCGGTCGACTACAGCGCGGTGGCGCCGGAGTACGTGGTTCCCACGCGGGCACTGGCGCGTGCCAGGAACATCGTGTGGATCTACGGCGAAAGCCTGGAACGCACCTACCTGGACGAGCGCGTGTTCCCCGGGCTGATGCCGAACCTGCAACGGCTGGCCGGGCAGGCACTGGACCTGCGCGGCATCGCCTCGGCAGATGGCAGCGGCTGGACCATCGCCGGGCTGGTGTCTTCGATGTGCGGCGTGCCGCTGACCACCGCGCAGGGCGACGAGAACAGCATGGGCCGCATGGGCAGCTTCCTGCCGGAAGCGTTCTGCCTGGGCGACTATCTGAAACAGCAGGGCTACAGCAACCATTACCTGGGCGGCGCCAACGGCCAGTTCGCGGCCAAGGCCGATTTCCTTGCCAGCCACGGCTACGACGACATCCGCGACCTGGCCTGGTTCCGGCAGCAGCGCGTCGCTGCCCGGCATTTCTCGAACTGGGGCATCCACGACGACGTGCTGCTGGAACTCGCCTACGACCGCTTCATCGAGCTGTCGCGCGCCGGCCAGCCGTTCATGCTCACCGCGCTGACCATGGATACCCACCATCCGGCCGGGCACCTGCCGGTGGCGTGCAAGGGCACGCGCTACCGCAGCGCGCATGGCGACATCGGCCTGCTCAATGCGCTCAAGTGCACCGACCGGCTTATCGCGCGGCTGGTGGACCGCATCCGCGCCAGCGAGTTCGGCGACGACACGCTGGTGGTGGTCGCCTCCGACCACCTGGCCATGCCCAACGACCTGAGCCACGTGCTGGAAACCCTGCAGCGCGAAAACCTGCTGCTGTTCCTCGGCAAGGACATCGCCCCGCGCCAGCTGGCCGCCAGCGCCGGGACCACCCTGGATTCGGGCGCGACGCTGCTGCAGCTGCTGGATCCGGCAATCGACGCGATCGGCTTCGGCCGCTCGCTGCTGGCAACGCCACGCGCGGCCAGCGCCAGCGTCGCCGCGCTCAAGGCCGATCCGTCCGACTATGCGCGCTACCGCGCGTTCGCGCGCTCGTTGTGGCTCGGCGAACAGACCCGCGTGCTGCGCCTGGAAGGCGACCAGGTGCTGGTCGGCGTGCAGAAGGTGCAGCCGCCGGTGCTGCTGGAATACGACGCGCAGTGGGCGCTGGAGTCGGTGTACCTGGAAAACACCTCGCGCCGCTTCGACGAGGCCGACCCCAGCCACCGCCTCGCCTATGTGGACCGCTGCACCGCGTTCGAGGACGCCTCGGCCGACGGCGACTGGTGCGCGCTGCTGGTGGACAGCGACCAGGGCATGCGCCTGTACCGCGACGCGCAGCTGCGCCGCGGCATCGCCGTGGACGCGCCGCTGGAGCCGTTCCATGGCCCACGCCCGAGCGTGCGCCAGTCGCGCATGATCAGCCGCACCGCGCACCCCACCCGTCCCGGCCAGTACGTGCTGGAGCTGTACGCCAGCCAGCGCCCGGCACGCGCATTCTGGGTCGAGGCGGTGTCGCCGCAGCGCAAGGTGGTCGTCGCCCAGCAATGGGTGCAGCCGGACAGCGACGGCCGCATCCGCCTGCCGCTGGGCCTGGACGAGGAGATCGACGACCTGGAGATACGTGCCTGGCTGGGCCACGCCGAGACCCTGGCGGTGGAGCGTTACGCGCTGGTGCCGGCGATCCGCGCCCGCCCGCGTTCCTGAGCCGCCACGCGGCCCCTGCCGTGGACCCGGCCGACGCCGCCCGGCGACGGGTGTCGCCGGCGCCAGCGGTTCAATGCGCCGGGTCGCCGGGCTGTGGATCGGCGTGCAGGACGCGTACGTCGGTGGGGGTCACCAGCGCGATGCCCTGCTCGGCGGTGGCGCGCAGCAGTTCGAACAGCAGGTCCGAGCGCACGCCGTATACGGCACGCGGGCTGGACACGTAGGCGAAGCAGTTCAGCGCCACCAGGCCGCCGCTGATGGAGTCGATGAACACCGACGGCGCCGGGTCCGCCAGCACCTTCTCATGCCCGGCGAACAGGTCCAGCAGCAGTTGCCGCACGCGTCCCACGTCGGCGCCCAGCGGTACCGAGAACTGGATCTGCACGCGGCCCAGCGCGTTGGCCATCGTCATGTTGCGGATGGTCTTGGTTATCAGCTCCGAGTTGGGCACGATCAGCGTGGACTTGTCGCCCACCTGGATCTCGGTCGAGCGCACCGAGATGCGACGGATATCGCCCTCCTGGTCGCCGATCTTCACCCAGTCGCCGATCTTCACCGGGCGCTCGGCGAGCAGGATCAGGCCGGACACGAAGTTCTGGGTGATCGCCTGCAGGCCGAAGCCGATGCCCACCGACAAGGCGCTGGCCAGCAGCGCCAGTTTCTCGAAGCCGATGCCCAGCGTGGCCAG
Protein-coding regions in this window:
- a CDS encoding ABC transporter, with protein sequence MKQILQSESAECGLASLAMAASAHGLHIGLPQLRRRFPLSLKGAKLSHLIQIAQQLGFSTRPLRLDMEDLGKLKLPCILHWDLNHFVVLAKVGRSKVTILDPAIGERVLSLAEVSEHFTGVALELSPSTGFKPQKAVPAITARQLTGPMRGLWGALGQILLLSVALQVFVVLAPFFMQWVVDQVLVSADRDLLTVLGLGFGLALLLQIGIGLLRGVAVVHLSSRLGLQWMGNVFAHLLKLPLDFFEKRHLGDVTSRLSSVQAIQRTLTTSFVEALIDGLMAVVTLGLMLVYSWKLALVTLLAVALYAGIRALAYRPLREGTEQQLVAAAKQQTHLLESLRGMQSVKVAGEESRRRSTYDNLMVETVNKEVRLAHLGLGFNGASQLVFGIERIAVIWIGAVLALGNVFSVGMLIAYLAYKDQFAGRMSALIDKWVEFRMLRLHGERLADIVLTPPEDDHAVPEALPPQDVRIEVRNLSFRYAEGEPWVLRDCSFSIAPGESVAIIGASGCGKTTLVKLLLGLLKPSEGSVHVGGHDLHKLGARNVRAIVGAVMQDDQLFAGSIADNIGFFDPEFDLERVEQAARLAAVHDDIAAMPMGYHGLIGDMGSSLSGGQKQRIILARALYRQPKLLFLDEATSHLDVGNEQLVNAAIRRLDVTRVIVAHRPETIASADRVLVMEQGRIVQELRPQAPRSAEAVEAEAVAMPV
- a CDS encoding ABC transporter substrate-binding protein; the encoded protein is MSRRQQILRLLLRYRNSGVFSGLQLDGEPPPSTRLPDDADPAQFVADLEALGTTFVKLGQVLSTRPDMIPLEYVAALERMQEQVAPIPVEQVRAVIEEELQAPVGKLFAVFDPEPLGCASIAQVHRAVLHDGREVAIKVQKPDVAAQLRSDIAVLRSFASAADHLTRVGRRVRFADWLDEFATTLRMELDYEAEAANLARFGQHLAPYPELWVPQPLWDLCRRRVLSMELVHGVRVDAIPPVRRTEQSMQPLAAALVRGYLDQIFVHGEIHADPHPGNLRVTDDQRLAVFDLGMVAHVPPRLRERLLKVLFAAVDGRGEEVADEIIGISTRLEDYDEERYLRLTGQMIARYAANDTLSEGRVVLEIVRIATACDLRTPPELSLLGKALLNLEGACRLLAPELDTRSVVERQLQHVMRARLVKSLSMANVASEAMELQQLLRTGPRRVSDILSLVAENRLQMKVTGLEESRLMENIQKVANRIAAGLITAALLLSSVLLMRVPSRFSLFGYPAFAMLLFLVGVVIGLGLIVSALLFDRRTRARAREERGHR
- a CDS encoding phosphoglycerol transferase I (catalyzes the transfer of phosphoglycerol to the glucan backbone); this translates as MHWTFWLYLPALFLLLLCTPVLARLKAALLALTLLAFSGWWLIDRLSGDGINSATLYHLRSDMEGAGVGDFTGYIAAFAVLAVLSLVPLLLVRVRRLHRPRHGGLLTAAFAALLVAAVVGSPLYGDARRMYQQMKPVDYSAVAPEYVVPTRALARARNIVWIYGESLERTYLDERVFPGLMPNLQRLAGQALDLRGIASADGSGWTIAGLVSSMCGVPLTTAQGDENSMGRMGSFLPEAFCLGDYLKQQGYSNHYLGGANGQFAAKADFLASHGYDDIRDLAWFRQQRVAARHFSNWGIHDDVLLELAYDRFIELSRAGQPFMLTALTMDTHHPAGHLPVACKGTRYRSAHGDIGLLNALKCTDRLIARLVDRIRASEFGDDTLVVVASDHLAMPNDLSHVLETLQRENLLLFLGKDIAPRQLAASAGTTLDSGATLLQLLDPAIDAIGFGRSLLATPRAASASVAALKADPSDYARYRAFARSLWLGEQTRVLRLEGDQVLVGVQKVQPPVLLEYDAQWALESVYLENTSRRFDEADPSHRLAYVDRCTAFEDASADGDWCALLVDSDQGMRLYRDAQLRRGIAVDAPLEPFHGPRPSVRQSRMISRTAHPTRPGQYVLELYASQRPARAFWVEAVSPQRKVVVAQQWVQPDSDGRIRLPLGLDEEIDDLEIRAWLGHAETLAVERYALVPAIRARPRS